A single region of the Melopsittacus undulatus isolate bMelUnd1 chromosome 10, bMelUnd1.mat.Z, whole genome shotgun sequence genome encodes:
- the LOC117436735 gene encoding translation initiation factor IF-2-like isoform X4: MAAQSRAPPQPPPSPLLTAPAPAPLSAPPPWPPYGGGRGGEGREGAGGGREPSGSGRSRHLPLPPPPGTAQPGSARHGSARPRVEPGHRGGLGQAGSRRGAVAGGRRCCPGLQRGPCPPSHPSCRRHSCSPRPLRVTVSTATAAAAAPGHGLHGNSCCRRSGSRSPRQQLLPPLLHGLGIHLLHGATTVVFGRAAMCTLCVPEQTLSRAPEDFFSLFLSSARPKRKERFLQLGSRRRERRSPVSS; the protein is encoded by the exons atggcGGCGCAGAGCCGCGCTCCCCCCCAGccgcctccctcccctctcctcacgGCTCCTGCTCCCGCACCTCTCTCTGCACCTCCTCCATGGCCGCCCTatggcggcgggcggggcggggaggggcgggagggggcaggaggaggaagggaaccGAGTGGTTCCGGGAGGAGCCGacacctcccattgccccccccgccGGGCACGGCTCAGCCCGGATCGGCACGGCACGGCTCGGCTCGGCCCAGGGTAGAACCGGGGCACCGAGGGGGTCTGGGGCAGGCCGGCAGCCGGAGGGGGGCAGTCGCGGGGGGGCGGCGCTGCTGTCCCGGCCTGCAGCGGGGACCGtgtcccccttcccatccctcctgccggAGGCACTCGTGTTCCCCGCGGCCGCTCCGGGTCACGGTCTCCacggcaacagctgctgccgccgctccgGGTCACGGTCTCCacggcaacagctgctgccgccgctccgGGTCACGGTCTCCacggcaacagctgctgccgccgctgctgcaCGGACTCGGCATCCACCTCCTGCACGGCGCCACCACCGTGGTCTTTGGG cgtgcagccatgtgcacactgtgtgtgccaGAACAGACCCTTTCAAGAGCTCCAGAAGACTtttttagcctctttctttcatctgcaagaccaaaaaggaaagagaggtttctgcaactgggaagcaggagaagagagcGGAG